The nucleotide sequence GTATTTGCGAATGAATTTTTAGAAGCACTAAATTATTGTATATCTGATAAAACAATAAATTCAATAATTATAACTTCAAGTGATGAGAAAAACTTTTCTCAAGGAATAGATGTTGACTGGGTACATAAAAATTTGAAAGAAAAAAACTATGACATAGTAAAAAAATTTTTATACAAAATTAATGAAATGTTTGAAAAGATAATATTTTCTTGCGTACCAACTATCGCTCAAATTAATGGTCACGCCTTTGGCAATGGTGCATTGCTTGCTTGTGCATGTGATTTTAGATTTTCAAGAAAAGATAAAGGTTTTTTTTGTTTTCCAGAAGTTGATATTGGCATACCCTTTTTGCCTTCAATGATAGAATATTCCAAAAAAGCAATAAATTATCAATTCTACCAGCAAATTGTATTTACAGGTAAACGCTGCATTGCCGATGAACTTGAAAAGGAAGGTGTAATATTAAAAGCAGCATCAAATCTTGAAGAGTTAGAACTCACAACATTTGAGTTTGCTAAAACACTAAACAAAAACAGATCAATTTACCAAAAACTTAAAAACAGAATTTTCGCAAACATAAAAGAAGCCTTATAATTCTACGCCATGAATGATAAAAAAAAGCTTGCCAATATTTTTCTTTTAGGTTCTATTGTTGTTTTTTTGATATGCCATATCTTTACAAACCAAAATGTAATAATTTATATTTTACAAAAGGTTTCAGAAGCTGCAGTTGTGGGCGGTTTTGCTGATTGGTTTGCTGTAAGTGCGCTTTTTAGACATCCGCTTGGGTTAAAAATTCCGCATACTAATATCATAGAAAACAATCGTCAAAAACTTATAGACTCCATATCAAAAACTGTAAGCGATACCTGGTTATCAAAAAAATATCTTGTTACACAGATCAATAATATAGATGCTACCTCAATAATATTCAACCTCTCAAAAAAACAACGCTATATTAATTCTTTAAAAAAAATTACAAAAAAATTTATAATAAAAATTTTCGCCTTTACTTATACAACCCAATTTGATTCTATACTTCAAAAATGTTTAGATAACTATATTTATAAATTCAATATCTATGATATTTTTAAAGATAATACTAAAGAGTTTTTTGAAAGCAATTTTTATAAAGAACTCTACAATGTATTATCCATTAAAGCAAAGTATTACTTAATCAATTTAAATAACAAAACAATTTGCGATTTCATTATTGAAAAAATAGATACCGATATTGAAACAAAACTTTCTGAAACTTTAAAAAACATTTTAGACAACAACATAGACAATATAATAGAAAATTTATGTGATTACACTGAACTTTTAATAGAAAATAACACTGACACAATATCCAGTTATATAGAAAATTTTATTGAAAACTATAAAAATAGAGCAATCTCGAAAGATATTGTAATAACGCTACTTGAAGGTTTTAATATTATAGATAAAAAAGCTCTCTCGCAAGAGTTAATAGAACAATTAAAACTATTGATTTATGAAATAAAAGATAATAAAAATCATAAAATCAGACTCAGCATAAGAAATTATTTAACAAACCAAATAAATGAAAACCAAACAAAACTTCATTCTTACTTGATAGAATTCGTGCAAACCATATTAAATCAAAACATAAATAAAGCAAAAAACTATATAGTAAGTTACCTTAATAAAGATGATACATCAAAGAAAATTGCAAAATGGCTCAATTTAGCTATTGACAACAATACTTTTTTGGAATTTTACAAACAAAATGAATTTAGCATAAAAATGACAATTTCATCCAAAATACAAAAAACAATAAAAAACGTTATAGCACAAAACAAAATACTTATAACAAACAAAACAAACTTCGAAAGGTATTTTAATTATATCTATAATTATTTAATAACTCTACTTTTACAACATAATTATGAGTTTAATGATTTCATAAAAAAAAAATTAATCTATATAATGCGTCAAAATCATCATCTTATTGGAAAAACTGTCAAAAAATACCTTAATGATTTAAAACACGAACAATTAATAAATCAAATAGAATCAAAGGTTGGTAATGATTTACAGTATATAAGAATAAATGGCTCGATTGTAGGTTCAATTATAGGGTTTGTAATAGCAATAGTAAGTTTAATAATAAAAAAAATTTAGGAGTAGTAAATGGCTTTAGAATGCGGCATTGTTGGACTGCCAAATGTTGGAAAATCTACTACATTTAATGCACTTTCAAAGGCAAATGCCAAAAGCTCTAATTTCCCATTTTGCACCATAGAACCAAATGTTGGGGTAGCTATAGTCAAAGATAAACGTATTGAAATAT is from Desulfurella sp. and encodes:
- a CDS encoding enoyl-CoA hydratase/isomerase family protein, with product MERFLIKQKEKIAYIIMNNKENKHDIVFANEFLEALNYCISDKTINSIIITSSDEKNFSQGIDVDWVHKNLKEKNYDIVKKFLYKINEMFEKIIFSCVPTIAQINGHAFGNGALLACACDFRFSRKDKGFFCFPEVDIGIPFLPSMIEYSKKAINYQFYQQIVFTGKRCIADELEKEGVILKAASNLEELELTTFEFAKTLNKNRSIYQKLKNRIFANIKEAL
- a CDS encoding DUF445 family protein, with translation MNDKKKLANIFLLGSIVVFLICHIFTNQNVIIYILQKVSEAAVVGGFADWFAVSALFRHPLGLKIPHTNIIENNRQKLIDSISKTVSDTWLSKKYLVTQINNIDATSIIFNLSKKQRYINSLKKITKKFIIKIFAFTYTTQFDSILQKCLDNYIYKFNIYDIFKDNTKEFFESNFYKELYNVLSIKAKYYLINLNNKTICDFIIEKIDTDIETKLSETLKNILDNNIDNIIENLCDYTELLIENNTDTISSYIENFIENYKNRAISKDIVITLLEGFNIIDKKALSQELIEQLKLLIYEIKDNKNHKIRLSIRNYLTNQINENQTKLHSYLIEFVQTILNQNINKAKNYIVSYLNKDDTSKKIAKWLNLAIDNNTFLEFYKQNEFSIKMTISSKIQKTIKNVIAQNKILITNKTNFERYFNYIYNYLITLLLQHNYEFNDFIKKKLIYIMRQNHHLIGKTVKKYLNDLKHEQLINQIESKVGNDLQYIRINGSIVGSIIGFVIAIVSLIIKKI